In a genomic window of beta proteobacterium MWH-UniP1:
- the rfaD gene encoding ADP-glyceromanno-heptose 6-epimerase gives MTIIVTGAAGFIGSNLVAALNQAGENQIIAVDDLTDADKFKNLVDCDIADYIDKDDFLDMVESGVFGKSSGKSKGKKSHGITAILHQGACSDTMETDGRYMMDNNYQYSRILLAFAQRHRIPFLYASSAAVYGAKTLFREERAAEGPLNVYGYSKFLFDQVVRSLLHPGLDGGMPNLSAPVVGFRYFNVYGPGEQHKGRMASVAFHHFNQYLAEGHVKLFEGHDGWKAGQQERDFVSVEDVVKVNMHFLNKALAGESASGIFNLGTGRAQTFNEVAQAVINTIEEAKASTSNKAAATKVSKTSKASAVTTVSAATKAKAGAQKAGFNKKSVEELVREEKIRYIPFPDALKGKYQSHTQADLTRLRAAGYKQKFLTVQEGVSRYVNARLTAS, from the coding sequence ATGACAATTATTGTGACCGGCGCAGCCGGCTTTATCGGCAGTAATCTAGTGGCGGCACTGAACCAGGCGGGCGAGAACCAAATCATTGCGGTGGACGATCTGACCGATGCCGATAAATTTAAAAACCTGGTCGACTGCGATATTGCGGATTACATCGACAAAGATGATTTTCTAGATATGGTCGAGTCCGGTGTCTTTGGAAAGTCATCCGGCAAATCCAAGGGCAAGAAGTCGCACGGCATTACAGCCATTCTTCATCAGGGCGCCTGCTCCGACACCATGGAGACCGATGGCCGCTACATGATGGACAACAACTATCAGTACTCGCGCATTTTGTTGGCCTTTGCCCAGCGGCACCGTATTCCGTTTCTGTATGCATCATCCGCAGCAGTCTATGGCGCGAAGACACTCTTTCGTGAAGAGCGGGCTGCCGAGGGCCCATTAAACGTCTACGGTTATTCCAAGTTTTTGTTTGACCAGGTCGTGCGGTCACTCTTGCACCCCGGCCTCGATGGCGGCATGCCAAATTTGAGCGCACCCGTGGTGGGTTTTCGTTATTTCAATGTCTATGGCCCCGGTGAACAGCACAAGGGCCGTATGGCCTCCGTTGCCTTTCATCATTTCAATCAATACCTGGCCGAGGGCCATGTCAAACTCTTCGAGGGCCACGACGGCTGGAAGGCCGGCCAACAAGAGCGTGACTTTGTGTCGGTGGAAGATGTGGTCAAGGTCAATATGCACTTTTTAAATAAAGCATTGGCGGGTGAGAGCGCCAGCGGCATTTTCAATCTGGGTACGGGCCGTGCGCAGACGTTTAATGAAGTCGCCCAGGCCGTGATCAACACGATTGAAGAGGCAAAGGCGAGCACCTCGAATAAGGCTGCCGCAACGAAAGTAAGTAAGACGAGCAAAGCGAGCGCGGTAACCACGGTAAGTGCAGCAACTAAGGCAAAAGCCGGTGCGCAGAAGGCGGGCTTTAACAAGAAGTCGGTCGAAGAGCTGGTTCGCGAAGAAAAGATTCGCTATATCCCGTTTCCGGATGCGTTAAAGGGTAAGTATCAGAGCCACACGCAAGCCGATCTCACCCGATTGCGTGCAGCGGGCTATAAGCAGAAGTTTTTAACGGTACAAGAGGGTGTGAGCCGGTATGTCAACGCTCGCCTTACCGCTTCTTAA
- the rfaE1 gene encoding D-glycero-beta-D-manno-heptose-7-phosphate kinase, protein MTRNFQNVRVLVVGDVMLDRYWFGDVERISPEAPVPVVRVQDSDERLGGAANVARNIAALGATSLLMGVVGQDEAGVSVHKLIAQSGIEDHVFDDAHAKTTVKLRVIGRQQQLLRADFESVPDHEVLVEKLDQFKSLLPGIQAVVLSDYGKGGLLHIHDMIRAAKAHGVMTLVDPKGDDYERYRGATILTPNRSEFAQVVGKWKSEADMTHRAHHLRSSLDLQHLLVTRSEEGMSLYTEMSGKPAEIHVAAHAREVFDVSGAGDTVIGTLAVMLASGESITSAMELANRAGGIVVGKLGTATVTAEELFSEG, encoded by the coding sequence ATGACCAGAAATTTCCAAAACGTACGGGTGTTGGTGGTGGGCGATGTCATGCTCGATCGCTATTGGTTTGGCGACGTGGAGCGCATCTCGCCCGAGGCCCCCGTGCCTGTTGTGCGCGTGCAAGACTCGGATGAGCGTTTAGGCGGTGCCGCCAACGTGGCCCGTAATATCGCCGCCCTTGGCGCAACTTCTTTATTGATGGGCGTGGTTGGCCAAGACGAGGCTGGTGTCAGCGTTCATAAACTTATTGCCCAGTCGGGCATTGAAGATCATGTTTTTGATGATGCTCATGCCAAAACTACTGTGAAGCTTCGCGTGATTGGAAGGCAGCAGCAGCTGCTTCGCGCAGACTTTGAGTCGGTGCCCGATCACGAAGTGCTGGTTGAAAAGCTAGACCAATTCAAATCACTGCTGCCTGGGATTCAGGCGGTGGTGTTGTCTGATTACGGCAAGGGTGGTCTTTTGCATATCCACGACATGATTCGTGCGGCCAAGGCCCACGGTGTGATGACCTTGGTTGACCCCAAGGGTGACGATTACGAGCGTTATCGTGGCGCCACGATCCTGACACCCAACCGATCAGAGTTCGCCCAAGTGGTGGGCAAGTGGAAGTCCGAAGCGGATATGACCCATCGGGCCCACCATCTGCGTTCTTCACTAGATCTGCAGCATTTGCTAGTGACCCGTTCAGAAGAGGGTATGAGTCTGTATACCGAGATGTCGGGTAAGCCCGCTGAGATTCATGTGGCGGCCCACGCCCGCGAGGTCTTCGATGTCAGTGGCGCAGGCGATACAGTGATTGGCACGCTAGCTGTGATGCTGGCCTCAGGTGAATCGATTACATCGGCCATGGAACTGGCTAACCGCGCAGGCGGCATCGTGGTGGGTAAGCTGGGAACCGCTACGGTGACGGCAGAAGAATTATTTTCGGAAGGTTGA